A single window of Malus sylvestris chromosome 5, drMalSylv7.2, whole genome shotgun sequence DNA harbors:
- the LOC126623061 gene encoding ergosterol biosynthetic protein 28-like, whose translation MKALSWWLMVVGSLRLVSVWFGFFDIWALRLAVFSKSPMTEVHGRTFGVWTLLTCTLCYLCAFNLENKPLYLATFLSFVYALGHFLTEYVIYQTMAIANLSTVGFFAGTSIIWMMLQWNAHQAQPVLKSE comes from the exons ATGAAGGCGCTTAGCTGGTGGCTGATGGTCGTCGGTTCGCTCCGGCTGGTCTCCGTCTGGTTCGGGTTCTTTGACATTTGGGCTCTCCGCCTCGCAGTCTTCTCCAAATCCCCCA TGACTGAAGTTCATGGGAGGACATTTGGTGTCTGGACTCTTTTAACTTGCACACTCTGCTATCTCTGTGCCTTTAACCTTGAAAACAAGCCGCTGTACCTAGCTACCTTTCTGTCGTTTGTCTATGCACTCGGTCATTTCTTGACTGAGTACGTAATATATCAGACAATGGCCATTGCAAATCTCTCAACTGTCGGCTTTTTTGCAG GCACGTCGATAATCTGGATGATGTTGCAATGGAATGCACATCAAGCTCAACCTGTGTTGAAATCAGAATGA